The sequence ATTTCGGGCACGATCCGAGCTGGCTTCGCGATGATGCGCCCTTCTCCCTGGTTGGTCTCGGTGTGCGATAATCCTGATGAGGCAGCGCTTCTCGTTGCCCGATCAGCCGGTTTTGTTCTGGTTGATCTGGTTGTTCCTCATCTCAGTAGTGGCCTTGGTCGTTGACACAGGACTAGTTGCTCGAACAGGCGGTCATGCATCCGTCGGTGGTAGTAGTAAAGTTGTTGGTCGTAGATGTGAATAATGCACATGGAGGATGCGTGGCAGCGTCTGCAAACGTACAGGGTTGGTGCAGCTACCGCACTTATGTCTATACTTTACTTTTCCTACGAGTCTATATCATGTACCAACCGACAGGCGTATTAATAATTAGTAATTTCGTGATTTCAATAGTGCGTGAGCAGATGGATGGATCGCTGATAAACCTTTGACGCTCTTGCCAGTTCAAACTACGAATGCATTGTGGTTTCTGACTTGTGAGGTGGCAAGATAATgggcgtggaggaggaggaggaggtgagggTGGTGGAGTCCAGCCTAGTTGCGGCGAGCGACGAGACACCGCCGAAAAGCCTCTGGCTCTCCCAGCTCGACCTCAAGGCCACTAGACGCCACACGCCACTCCTCTGGTTCTACCGCTCCGGTGATGGCGTCCAAGCCACCGACGGCTTCTTCAACGTTACCAGGCTAAAGGCCGCTCTGGCCAAGGCCTTGGTGACCTTCTACCCGTTGGCCGGCCGCATCGGCGATGACGGTGATGGCCGGGCGGAGGTCAACTGCGGCAATCAAGGTGTGCTCTTTGTTGTTGCTCGATCGGAGGACCTCACCGTTGCTGACTTTCACGGCCGACCATCGTCCAAGCTAAGGAGGCTCTTTGTTCCCCGCATGGAGCCGCCAAGCATCGTCTGCGGCGTCCAACTCACCTTCTTCAAGTGTGGCGGGGTGGCCATCGGACTGGCGGTGCATCACTTCGTCGTCGACGGAAGCAGCACTTCCCACTTCACCCGGACGTGGGCTGCCATTTCCAGGACCGGTGACATGTCCGCCGTGGAGGCGGAGCCCCCTTGCCACGATCGCTTCCTCCTCCGTCCCCGCTCCCCGCCGGCGGTCCACCCCGATGCTCTCTCTGTGTTCTGCCCAATGGTGAACTTGTGCGAGTCCTCGGGGGTTCCTCTCAGGTCCGAGGCCTTCCTCGTCTCCAAGGACCAGCTCGAGGCTCTTAAGCAGGCATGCGGTGGCAGAGCCGTCAGCACCTTCTGTGCCCTGACCGCCCATATCTGGAAATGCGTGTCCGCCACTCGGCCCATGCCGCCGGACGCCACCACACGCCTCACCTTCCCGGTCAGCATCCGTCGCAAACTGGCGCCGCCGCTCCCGACCGGCTACTTCGGCAACGCGGTCATACGCGTGGGAGTCACCAGCGAGGTGCGTGGCATCGTCTCGGAGGAGCTGAGCTCCGTGGCCAGCCGAATCAAGGGAACCATCGGGCGGGTCGATGACGAGCTGGTCTGGTCGGCAATCGACTACTTCGAGCTGGCGGAGAGGGACAGCCGGCCGGCGCAGGGCAGCTTGCCGACGACTGAGCTGAGGGTGGTCAGTTGGCTTGGCATGCCGATCTACGACACGGACTTTGGATGGGGGAAGCCGGTGATGATGATGCGTGCCGAGTCTGAGCGCGGCGGCCGTGTCTATATGATGGACGgtgacggagacggagacggcgacggcggcagcgtGCGCATCATCGTGTGTCTCGAGGCAACAATTATCAAGGATTTCCACGACATGCTATATGCCAAGTTTAGTGACCTAATCCGGTCATCACTGTGAGATGTATGTCTAACTATATACagtacgtctctctctctctctgtccacGTGCACTCTCTCTTTTAGCCAGCTTGCGATAATACTAGAGGCTAACGCGCGCATTGCTGCGCCGTTCTTCATTCTGGGATTAATTCTTTTATATCTAGTCGATTATTATGATTGGATGTTTTTCTTGGATTTTATCTGTGTTGACTTGTGTTTTAGTTATGTTTAGAAACTGTTTTTTCGTTCATATATTGTGTCAGATTGCTGTTGGAGACTGTATTTGTTCCTAGAGAAGAATGAAATTGTTTGGTGTGTGATTGTGGTGTATTTACACGTTTCGGCCTTGGTGTCAGTCTATAGTGGTCGTCTGAGCCTCTTGAGAGCTCCTTTTCCATGCTAAAACCATGGAAAGTGTTGCTATAACACTCACATATGCCAGCCCACGAAGTTCATGTCCGCTCGGCTTGGCTCCATGCTCTTGTTGCTCACTTAGTTTTTCTCGGTCGCCTAATGCTTGCTAAGAAAAAAAAACAATGATCATTTCCATTTGAAAAAGTTAGCTTAATTAAAATATGTTCAAGGAATATATCACGAATTCTAAAACCATTAATTTTAGAAAAACAGTCACAAACTTTAAAACATATTCATGGATTTAAAAAATCACAAATTAAACAATTTTTCGTATTTTAAAAGTGTTCACAAACTTTAAAAATGATCGCGAACTTCAAAAATATCCGCAAATGTAATGAATATTAGTGAATCTAAAAACTGTTTTTGTTTTTAATGTTTACAAATTTTACTAAGCACATGTGAATTAAAACGtggaaaataaaatataaaaggaaAAAACAAATAAACCAAACAACACACAATCTTACAAGTGGGGCCCTCGCCGACCCCACAACCCCTGAAGCACCACAACACTTCAAATCATGAGAGCTTAGTATCTCTATAGATAGCAGTATCCCCCGCACATACATGTACGAGCAACATTTCACGATAAGTTGAGGCACAAAAATGGCACTTTGCTCTAATTTTTTTGTCATTCAACGGAAATGGCCAAAACATAAAAAGTACAAGCATACAAACAAACATAACATAAAAAAGAAGGCACCACCCGCACATGCATGTACGAGCAACATTTCATGAAAACTTTTGCAATATACAAAAgtacctttttttctttctttgttgcACGTCAAAAGTAACAATAAAAATAAAGactgttttttctttctttgttgTACGTCAAATGTAGCGCTTAAATAGGTAGACGCTTTTCCTAAAACAAAAGTAGAACCTCGAGCGTAAGGGAAGGAAGGGGTCAGGCAAGCCAGTTATAAAAGCAACAACCCAAGCCTACTGGCCTTAAAACTAGGCGGTCGTAGTGTAGGCAGGAGCGTATTGGGCGCCTGgtcagggtgtgtttggtttgtgcccaaggttgctacgtcaaagcattggctagccaaaattttggttaaggttttggttgcccatgatttagtcaacattggcaagaaaaatgaactagagttggctagagttcattagcATGCCAAAAACTTGGCAACCATccaacaaagaccaatctttgggtcatgccTAAAATTTTGATAAGGTGTACTTTgaccacaatccaaacacaccctaaAAGCCGTCTGATTTTTGTCTAAATAGATGTATTCCGGCCTAGAGGGGCGGAATGTGAGATTTGACAAGTTTTGTCATTTTTTACCTAAATCTGGGCCGTTTTTAGGCAGATGCCAAGACTTGGCTGGCTCTTGTGCCTGAAACCTGGATGGGTGCCTATATCAACTTTGTGGGCTTGGGTGGGCCTTGGCTTTCCGTCGAGCCTTGCCTCGTCTCTCATCATGAGTGGCGGAGGACGGAACTTTTTTAAGGTGGGGCGGACTCTAAAGTAGAAAATAATATACCACTAAGATCATAGGATTGTAGATTGTCNNNNNNNNNNNNNNNNNNNNNNNNNNNNNNNNNNNNNNNNNNNNNNNNNNNNNNNNNNNNNNNNNNNNNNNNNNNNNNNNNNNNNNNNNNNNNNNNNNNNNNNNNNNNNNNNNNNNNNNNNNNNNNNNNNNNNNNNNNNNNNNNNNNNNNNNNNNNNNNNNNNNNNNNNNNNNNNNNNNNNNNNNNNNNNNNNNNNNNNNNNNNNNNNNNNNNNNNNNNNNNNNNNNNNNNNNNNNNNNNNNNNNNNNNNNNNNNNNNNNNNNNNNNNNNNNNNNNNNNNNNNNNNNNNAACTAAATTCTCTGTCATCTCCAAAAACTGGAACTAATTTGTCCCCAGTAGGTCAAGAAGCCCCTacgctggcggctagggtttttcTCCTCTGAGGCGATCTGATCGCTTCCGAGTCCGGTTCCCTTCGTTCATCTCCGACCTTCGCCTATAGACCCCGACGCCCCCCCCCCCATCTGTGGGCCGATGGCGTCCCTCTCGGATGCAAACTCTGCAACAAGCGGCGGAGTTCCAGGATGTCGAGATCGATGAGGATGATCCTGAGATCAATGAAAGCGTCCGGTGGCTGGCCCTTGCTAAGGTTCGCATGGACAAAAACTTCAGCCCATCGAATTTCTACAAGCATATGAGGGCGGCTTGGGATCCAGCGCAGAGCGTGAGGTTTCTCCTGATCGGCCCCAATAGATTTGTTGTCCAAGATGTGCTTGGGTGATTGGGAACGCATCATGCATCAAGGACCTTGGCTGTTCCGCAACTGAGCGGTGCTCTTGTGCAAGTACGACGGATTCAGCCGAGCCGAGGACGTGGTGTTCGTTCAGATGCCTATTTGGCTTCAAATCCACAAGCTGCCGGATCCATGCTGCAAAAGGAATATTGTGGAGAAACTACTGAATGTGCTGGTGAGATTTTGGAGATGAGGTTAAACGGCAATACCCGTGGTGACTATGTCAGGGTAAGAGTGAATCATGATATTCAGCATCCTCTCACAAAATTTGTTAGTATTGTCCGTACAAAGGAGCGGCAAGTTTATTTGGTGCGGTATGAGAAGTTGGCTACGTTTTGTAGAGTATGTAGTCTTGTCGCCCATGAGCACAAAGAATGCGGTCTGGGAATTCACGATGAGAAGAAGATAAAGTACGGTGATTGGCTGTATGCGGATGCTCCTAATCAGCCACGGCCAGATGCTAATCCGGCCAAGGCAGTTGGCCCTCGGCCATCGGGCGTTGTTGTCCCAGCCGCCCCGGTGGAGCCGGGGCAGGATAAGTTCGACCCTGAAATTCTGGATACGGCGTCTAGCTCGATGAAGAATCCTGCGGTCGTGATGGAGGTGGACAAGGAGGTGAGGAAAATGTTAAACATGGACCTAGTTGGGGCTGAACAAGGTATCACCTCAGGAACACCGAAACAATTGCTTGCTATCACTGATGGCAGTGGGGGTGATTTAGGGGTGGGTCAATCGCCTTCGAGCAACACCTCAAGTAGTAAACGTTTGAAGC comes from Triticum aestivum cultivar Chinese Spring chromosome 5B, IWGSC CS RefSeq v2.1, whole genome shotgun sequence and encodes:
- the LOC123115594 gene encoding putrescine hydroxycinnamoyltransferase 1, whose product is MGVEEEEEVRVVESSLVAASDETPPKSLWLSQLDLKATRRHTPLLWFYRSGDGVQATDGFFNVTRLKAALAKALVTFYPLAGRIGDDGDGRAEVNCGNQGVLFVVARSEDLTVADFHGRPSSKLRRLFVPRMEPPSIVCGVQLTFFKCGGVAIGLAVHHFVVDGSSTSHFTRTWAAISRTGDMSAVEAEPPCHDRFLLRPRSPPAVHPDALSVFCPMVNLCESSGVPLRSEAFLVSKDQLEALKQACGGRAVSTFCALTAHIWKCVSATRPMPPDATTRLTFPVSIRRKLAPPLPTGYFGNAVIRVGVTSEVRGIVSEELSSVASRIKGTIGRVDDELVWSAIDYFELAERDSRPAQGSLPTTELRVVSWLGMPIYDTDFGWGKPVMMMRAESERGGRVYMMDGDGDGDGDGGSVRIIVCLEATIIKDFHDMLYAKFSDLIRSSL